From the Helianthus annuus cultivar XRQ/B chromosome 17, HanXRQr2.0-SUNRISE, whole genome shotgun sequence genome, the window ataatcacatcttcccaatcgaccttattccaatgcaactcggaagttttgacgtcatagtaggcatggactttcttcgtgaaaaccatgttgaagttgtgtgcttcgacaagatgattcgaatctcgctcgcgaatggtgattcactatgtgtctatggcgaaactgcttcaAAAGGCCTCAAACTTATGTcctgcgtccaagctagcaagtatctccgcaaggaatacagagctttcttggccaatattgtagtagcggagaaggaaaagaaaaggaagacagaagttgaagacgtcccagtggtccgtgaatttcctcaggtgttccctgatgatcttcctggactaccgccaagacgtgatatcgacttccgtatcgacctcattcctggagctaaccccgtggccaaagccccttatcgactcgcgccatccgaaatgcgggaactctcgaaccaactccaggaattacttgaaaaaggctttattcgcccgagcacctctccttggggtgcaccagtcctcttcgttaaaaagaaggatgggtcattcaggatgtgcatcgactaccgggaattgaataagttaaccatcaagaaccgttatcccctacctcgcatcgacgatttgtttgcccagctgcaaggtgctacgtgtttctcgaagatcgatctacgctcaggctatcaccagctccGCATTCAGGAacaagatatacccaaaaccgctttccgcactcgttacggccactacgagttcgttgttatgccttttggtttaaccaacgcacccgcggtcttcatggatctaatgaatcgcgtgtgtaagccctaTCTGGACCGTTTCGTCaccgtgttcatcgacgatgtcttgatatatttcaaatcgaaagccgaacacgcacaacatctacgtttggttctcgagttactccaggggaaccaactctatgccaagttctccaaatgcgaattctggttagaagaggttcagtttctgggtcacatcatgaatagtcaaggtatccatgtcgatcctgcgaagattgatgCTGttaagatgtcacaccccgatatttccacgtttcaccggtgggcccggtgggggattatcgtgacgtagttggtaacattacagtcaaacaacacaatatttaaatgcacagcggaagcaaaagatagatatatttcaaccgaatataattgtaatatcaagtatcacaaacagttgaaaataatccacagggggatcaaaatgaaataggaaacattgttcaacagttttgacatctaagcttgcgagacttattatggatgctaggagaaagccagcctagttcgcgtagtacctgcacttaacctttttgtgaaaacacgtcagtttacactggtaaatacattcaaccgactcagtttgaaaagtttaataaaattgatttgaatgcacgtggcacaaacttttataacttgggataattatttgaatataatacttgtaaacgaattacatgttccttatgcgttcagtagtctgatccgtagaccgggttaaagatcaatagacacaccacattatttattcatttatgcactgacggtgtacgcctacaccccgtgctcaggtcgtggccatctcgtaagatgatgccaaggatatccgggacatggtcattaacccccccccccccccggtcattaaccccccaaaggctttaagcaaacaaaacatttcaaaacaaagcatatcaatgatttaatctctattcgattaaagattcgatgctggaccaagcggtattttatataccgtaccccaagcccgtataagggaaattaagttaaaagtatttacctttgcaagtatcaatcacaaatagcaagtgcgggtagcttttaccgggtctcctattctggaacgaaggtttataataacctattagaatcctaacgggtctttaattaagcctaagcttagaccggttagttttaacgaaagatacggttcgaacgcacaaTTAGGCGAAGACCAgaatagaatgtgttttagtcccgataagtttaaagacttgtataatatgggtgaactaaacaccttctggattttgagataaaaacgataaggtttgacccgtttcggctaatttatgtaaattagttatataaaccgaaccgaacgcgcagaaagcgtaacgggtaaccatgagagtcacttacaggtttcctaagttaatatgccctaaagtgttgtgatatcagtaggataccttccattatgcctaaaacgagtttaatctcaatataagccccgtaggggtattttggtcattttaaaggttataaaagagtttatttataaTTCTGATATTCGGGTTTGAAgtaatcagtaaaaccacttactttaacaaattacatcagtaggtagtAAGCCTTACATGGCAAAATGGTTTTAAAGCTATACTaggcgtttaatacgcgtaaaaagccattttaagcgatttccggattaaacaggaaatctgagttttctgatcaggttacatagttcaaaatactttatttattatataagattagtagcaattggatttgtgtcaaaatactatgtagaactcattttatgcccgaaaagggtataatcggtattcaccgaatcaatgccataaccttaagttatgagcaggttaaaaataattaaaaatctttaaaaatctcaaaatattatattacgtcagtgtgtaaaaggtttggtgttggtacgtgcgtgactacacatatttttacaatgaaattacacacgaattggttttaaatttataaaagtgattattacttttacatcaaaacacacacgaaagggcaagtgtaccctgtcatatatgtagtaaagtatcggtaagaaccaagtatcgatccacggaaatgggcggagaaataatactagacctttgccactaaattaccggtaaaaacataagttgttttggttttaattaatctaaagtaagcataaataaatacttataaaacatagtaaattatatataaatagccttgcttaatacacaaccaaagcatgtcagctaagtcagttttggcactagaagcattcggtcaattttccattttgagacaattagtatccctttcgggaatcctaacatgacaatcattcggaaagttaaaacgataaacacactttaaccacctaaaattgttctttaacgtgcaattgattaatgtctacaaaaatatcctaaaaataagttagtcatccgttaggagttttctaacctcacttaatcaaggaaagcaacaccgataaacacaatgcaaccaccgagacaagcatagactagattaaatcacaaccgagttcattttacaaatcttacgcataaattcaccaagatagcaattttggccgaaactactaactaagctaacaaatcatggcaagaattcataacaacaccatctaacccgttagagtccttccgtgagggcaagctctcttgattaataataattgcattttattaaaccactaacccgttagagtatcatggtgcccacattttaaccaagttaaactagttaaccaaattaaaagtttactaatacatgattaaataagcttcattttgcaactatcttacctaaccaagcaccaatcatccaacacaattacttataatcaagaaatcaatatcaataacaaggttgcaaactaatcatcaaagataatcatagaaaacacttccaaatttcattacaaacatagattaacatactaatagctataatcaagcaagggattgttgtgtttttgcccaaaggctacaataatacataaatattaatctaaatgcttgaaacattaacaaaattctggaaagggtagaaatccaaaccataaacaagcacaagattaagaatctggatagtaaacgagcaaaaccgggcaatgtggcttgaatccgtgctaaagctgatgcttccggagcctgaaaatcgcctgtggagctctccaaaattccagagttactaatagaatggttctgttctgtttttatgctttttcgatgttgcacggtcgttcttcgatcgcacgaccgtgcactttaagcaattattggtggtggtccaccatactgcgtgaCATCAGCAGatttgactggtcttcggtctcgcacgGGCGTGCCATGGGGTGCACGGGCGTGCATATCCGGGATCGGGGCTGGTCATCGAATCCGCATGGGGGTGCAACCAGTCGCACGGGGGTGCGTTGCCGGgatttcgttgcactcctgatcgcactgggtgtgcaacgccgagctgagccttgttgtcgcatccgcacgggggtgccaccagttgcactgggtgtgcaacgccgagctgagccttattgtcgcatccgcacgggggtgccaccagtcgcacgggggtgcaacttGCCCAGGTCAGAATTTTCCACAGAATGTTCGCAGTTCATTCGTTTCGCCGGGAAAATCCTCGTTTTCACtgtcatcttgtctggtatgttgttttagacctgtaaacaaaagtatacatgattaagtatccgcatgacggttttacggccgaaaacgcataaaatggggataaaatgggggactaaaatatgtgtaaattagcgaatatcaaatctccccacacttgaaccttgcttgtcctcaagcaagctaaactaaaatgcaataaaagatagaatcaaacaagaacgataatttacacactatttattAAAAGAACTacaaacggttagccggtttttcgaaagacaacatcaaatgaATCAAACCAAACAAGCGTATGCAAATATATGTAgataaccaaaaagccgtgacgtCACTTTCAGTTGACTTAACATGCTAATCTTCACacaactcacaatgttcacacacactcggttttatttgtgaaacatacataaaatgtgtatgtgcaaacactcaatgcctcgtcaatgaaatgtgtaatatcataagcttgtcgtAAGATCTcatctccaccaactaacatgcgaaatagtgtaaatcaagaggtctttacggggtgtaacgttaggcttgggcgaagggtatggaaaggGATATTTAAAGTGGtgaaacggttaaaactcggtagtTACGTTTAACAAGGGCAATACAACaaaactatacatacaaatgccttaaaaaggcgacttaTGCGACAACGAGCTCATAAACAAGATTTCATCATTTTATCAATCAAAATTGCTCGAATTTTGtctacttcaccctattttagggtgttttattttctgttttttttttttgttttttttgttttttttttttttttttttttttgcgaacTAATGGATTTATACAATGAATAATAAACTATAACaagcgctagttaaacgattattttgaccgagtttcaacactaaaaggtttaaaacataaaatggctaaatttggctaagtgggcaaTTAtgttgggtaaacaaaggtaaacaggaaggctcgacatggttaatcctaaaggtaATTTAAGGTTTACGGgaaacacaacacaaagaacaaggctaacaacaaaggggtaatctaagtgcctctatcacttctacacaattccgcaagttcatggtcttaacaagcatactagtgacaagttctaaattacacatgacatccggctcactcctactccgaaatgaacaaatatatataacaatttcaaggctcaaatatgctcacgtaacggaaggaatgggtaaaagtgtgaaaactatcatgcaagtctttctttgtttgtcacgctttacggttttttttttcaaaatttattttgctTGTCGGGTTTTTATCAAGtcgaagctttctaaaacacaaccaaccggtttatttactaaaatatatacagaaCACGGATATTTTTGGATGATttttctggtttttttttttttttatgaggacaaacaaagttaacaaagttaaccccctccccacacttgaacttcgcattgtccccaatgcgaaacccgaaatatagagaaaaaggataataatactcccctcaagatgatatctgatgaatcgaggcttccaaagctgcgtctgtcatatgctccggtcaaagacttgatagccacAATCTGCAAATATGTCATATGGTACAGCATAACAGAACAGTAACAGAATAGACAGaaataaaccataatgtacataaatactacTAGTTCAAACAAAGACACAACATAAAGTAAAGAGTTTTTAAAATAcaatacaatccgagggtgttcgAAATAGTATGCAAAAAGAACATCCGAAATAACAAGTACTAATAATAACCATAAAAACCACCAAGGAAAATCACCACCAACTCCTACTCGTCATCGCCGTCATCGTCTCTCGTGAAGGATGGGCCCGCACCACCATAACCAGgcgggttccacggtgggaactgtggagggtgctggAAGTAGTCGGGATATGCCTGGTGCATCTCCCCAAATAAGTACGAAAAcccggcactcaccccctggtataagcTCTCCTGGCTCTGCCTCAACTGATCCTGCGTGGCtctgagctgatcctgactagcccaGATCTGGTCCTGGCTGGTCCTAATCTGATCGATGTACGCACCATTCTGTTCCTGCGTGacacgcatctgctggaactgctgataaaactCAGGCCAGTCCTGGTGCTGATAGAACTCATGGTGCTGCGGCTGGTGTGGCGGTGTTTGGTGTGGCGGTGTGTGTGGCTGGTGCTGCTCCTGCATCTCtacatcttcttcctcttcttctgcTGGGAGTGGgggtaacgggtcccagacctcgttattcagccccctcaacctatccccgtgATCAGTCTCAACAATAACCCCCATCGCCTTCAGCGACCTGATGTCAACATGCACTCCCTCAGTAATCAGGGTGAGACTCTGAAGTACCTCGTCAGTCATGAGGTGTTCGTTGTATGCAAGTTCGGTCACATAttgaccgccatgtatctgactgttAGGGGTCCTTCCTGAGCTCTacacaaagtattcagccatacGCGCCGCTAAATTAATTGGCGCCTTCTCCACCAATGCGTAAAGAAAAATCagatctggtgttggacagttaccaagactatccatgcgcccgcatatagtgtggctaaacacatggtgcatcacACGCACCAGAGGGTCTTTAAGTCGTGAGGCTTTTGACATTCTTGGGTTGTATGGGTCCCCAACAACATTTGCAGCCCAAAACTCATCCCTTGATGCATCAGACGGGAAGGTGAACTGCTCTGTGAAGACACTGGcatcatccatgtcttccctagtgTAAATACCGAGTCTCCTTCCCAGacgaccaaccgaccaccggTGCCATTTACCACACAATCGGAAAGCTATccgctccttgtggcggaatttgggtctTCGCGCAGCAACTGGCTTTTCATAAGCATATGATGCAAAGAACTCTATGGTAAGCTCCAAGTAcacgggtcggttgcaaccgaccagatttataagtggacgactcatcatattttctaaacgGTC encodes:
- the LOC110925216 gene encoding 50 kDa gamma-zein-like; translated protein: MQEQHQPHTPPHQTPPHQPQHHEFYQHQDWPEFYQQFQQMRVTQEQNGAYIDQIRTSQDQIWASQDQLRATQDQLRQSQESLYQGVSAGFSYLFGEMHQAYPDYFQHPPQFPPWNPPGYGGAGPSFTRDDDGDDE